A window of the Bombus huntii isolate Logan2020A chromosome 8, iyBomHunt1.1, whole genome shotgun sequence genome harbors these coding sequences:
- the LOC126868585 gene encoding uncharacterized protein LOC126868585, whose amino-acid sequence MWGSLEKRRTLRFCILILVCRLDLSMGLPVEQPTRFTLNTGDTNSRNVATRLVSNYAPGNRALASETQTMATAVVQKSVALNYEPISSVTTQYPPVTNTRPNARETVRLENETAQGFLEKPIPKPIPNVLESFLNPTPLVDGIKEEEKYGNSGDKFIGIGRTLVDGFEKFSNFLNGVVDFPRKTVKTSTQEITDFLNKIGARLVGLE is encoded by the exons ATGTGGGGAAGTCTTGAAAAACGAAGAACCTTGAGATTTTGTATTTTGATCCTTGTCTGTCGGCTCGATTTATCGATGGGATTACCCGTGGAACAACCAACCAGATTCACCTTAAATACGGGAGATACGAATTCGAGAAATGTTGCTACAAGGCTAGTGTCTAATTACGCGCCAGGCAAT AGA GCTTTGGCCAGCGAGACTCAGACCATGGCGACAGCGGTAGTGCAGAAATCGGTGGCCTTGAACTACGAACCAATATCCTCGGTAACGACCCAGTATCCGCCAGTTACGAACACTCGACCAAACGCGCGCGAAACTGTGAGACTGGAGAACGAAACTGCGCAAGGTTTCCTAGAGAAGCCAATTCCGAAACCTATCCCGAACGTTTTGGAATCTTTTCTGAATCCTACACCATTGGTCGATGGTATCAAGGAGGAGGAAAAATATGGAAACTCTGGAGACAAGTTTATCGGCATTGGTCGGACTCTGGTCGATGGATTCGAGAAGTTTAGCAATTTTCTGAACGGTGTCGTTGAC tttccacGCAAGACTGTCAAAACGAGTACCCAGGAAATCACagactttttaaataaaataggaGCTCGTCTGGTCGGATTAGAGTAA
- the LOC126868580 gene encoding tetraspanin-9 — protein sequence MGRTGYTCIRHVFCSLNVLIWLCACGILGAGLWLRLAYSGYTTLVPHYSFASADSLLLAAGCVTFVIAFFGCCGAWFQSRCMLITYFFLVILMFLGESMLGTLAFIFREHLSKSLKDELLFGIEKHYNLTREPGTLPAIWDHIHTEFHCCGVRDYTDWFRIDAWPTEDRVPDSCCIQRERYCGRLGPGERNKEHWYQEGCATAIQMWLVTRLHVVGTVGLVVAFLQLFGQVASMILFCTVRHKRSSHTYKSYDTANT from the exons TTATGCGCTTGTGGAATTTTGGGTGCAGGCCTGTGGCTACGATTGGCTTACTCCGGATACACAACCTTGGTGCCGCACTACAGTTTCGCGTCAGCTGACTCGTTGCTGTTAGCCGCTGGATGTGTGACCTTCGTCATCGCCTTCTTCGGATGCTGTGGTGCATGGTTTCAATCGAGATGCATGTTAATCACG TACTTTTTTTTGGTAATACTGATGTTCCTCGGTGAATCCATGTTGGGCACTCTGGCCTTCATCTTTAGGGAACATTTATCGAAGAGCTTGAAGGACGAGCTTCTTTTCGGTATTGAAAAACATTATAATCTGACCAGGGAACCTGGTACTCTTCCTGCTATATGGGACCACATACACACAGAG TTCCATTGCTGCGGTGTACGAGACTATACCGACTGGTTCCGGATCGACGCATGGCCGACGGAAGACCGCGTACCCGATTCCTGTTGCATACAGAGGGAACGATATTGCGGTCGTCTTGGCCCTGGGGAACGAAACAAGGAACATTGGTACCAAGAAGGTTGCGCAACAGCTATTCAAATGTGGCTAGTTACTAGGCTTCACGTGGTCGGAACCGTTGGTCTTGTTGTGGCTTTCCTTCAGCTATTCGGACAGGTGGCCAGCATGATCTTGTTCTGCACTGTCAGGCACAAGAGATCATCCCACACGTACAAGAGCTACGATACTGCGAACACCTAG